One region of Acidimicrobiales bacterium genomic DNA includes:
- a CDS encoding sulfotransferase — translation MTYALPSATAASTKEDRPIFVVGFQRSGTTLLQALLGAHPRIAAPPETYFFFRVYHLRDFWGDLHDDARLRRVVHETLNPVPPLLADSGFDEATLFERLKGSDRTYRAVFNSMMADFAERHGKQRWSDKTPGQPATDAWELFPEAQIVHIVRDPRDVVASSAAMPWEQEDPAAIARRYLRFTLDNVRAGTARGPAQYMRVRYEDLCREADTTLRLVCSFLDEQYDPSMLLDPSRRQATIATAAAPWQRRALDAVAPAPRGAWQDRFGAADRARVSAIVTPMLAPYGYPSPRAVARIAGSALNAASAPARLLSSGRATVTARLTLREPEQRYAAVRRFQEEGARRVWRAPNNT, via the coding sequence ATGACGTATGCCCTCCCGTCGGCGACGGCTGCCAGTACTAAGGAAGACAGGCCGATCTTCGTCGTCGGCTTCCAGCGCAGCGGCACAACTCTTCTCCAGGCGCTACTGGGTGCCCACCCACGGATCGCTGCACCGCCCGAGACGTACTTCTTCTTCCGCGTGTACCACCTGCGGGACTTCTGGGGTGATCTTCACGACGATGCCCGGCTGCGCCGCGTTGTTCACGAGACCCTGAACCCCGTGCCGCCTCTGCTGGCCGATTCAGGTTTCGATGAGGCTACCTTGTTCGAGCGGCTGAAGGGCTCCGATCGCACGTACCGAGCCGTCTTCAACTCGATGATGGCCGACTTCGCAGAGCGGCACGGGAAGCAGCGTTGGTCGGACAAGACCCCGGGACAGCCGGCCACCGACGCCTGGGAGCTTTTTCCAGAAGCGCAGATCGTCCACATCGTGCGGGACCCGCGGGACGTCGTCGCCTCGTCGGCAGCCATGCCGTGGGAACAAGAAGACCCGGCGGCGATCGCCCGCCGCTACCTGCGGTTCACACTCGACAATGTCAGGGCGGGCACCGCCCGCGGTCCTGCCCAGTACATGCGCGTCCGCTACGAGGACCTCTGCCGGGAAGCCGACACGACCCTGCGCCTGGTGTGCTCATTCCTCGACGAGCAGTACGACCCAAGCATGCTATTGGATCCGTCCCGTCGGCAAGCCACGATCGCTACCGCCGCTGCGCCCTGGCAGCGTCGGGCGCTCGACGCTGTGGCACCAGCTCCTCGTGGTGCATGGCAGGACCGATTCGGGGCAGCAGACCGAGCGCGGGTGTCAGCGATCGTCACGCCGATGCTCGCCCCCTACGGTTATCCGTCTCCGCGGGCGGTCGCGAGGATTGCTGGAAGCGCTCTCAACGCGGCGTCCGCCCCCGCGCGGCTGCTTTCTTCTGGTCGTGCAACCGTTACTGCCCGCCTCACCCTACGAGAGCCTGAGCAGCGGTACGCCGCTGTGCGGCGTTTCCAGGAGGAGGGCGCACGCCGAGTCTGGAGGGCTCCCAACAACACCTGA
- a CDS encoding PhoH family protein, whose protein sequence is MSSTQVKILVPGNHLMVGLLGQRDELLRLVEEAFGGARILVRGNEITVEGEDAERVGRLFEELVLLLEKGHGLDAVNVGRTIDMVKANERPSEVLSSEVLRSARGRTVRPKTAGQKRYTDAIRDNVITFCIGPAGTGKSYLAVALAVQALQAKQVNRIILTRPAVEAGERLGFLPGDLMAKVDPYLRPLYDALYDMLEPEAMQRLIDRGTIEVAPLAFMRGRTLNSSFIILDEAQNTTPEQMKMFLTRIGFGSKAVVTGDVTQVDLAGGRSGMVGLDRILDGIDDLAFVWLTQRDVVRHRIVADIVSAYERVGGGGPVGRGSAPGPSVGPTRTTPPDGESPRGLAPEPAPEWASGPATAGPR, encoded by the coding sequence GTGTCCTCGACCCAAGTCAAGATCCTCGTTCCCGGCAACCATCTGATGGTCGGCCTCCTGGGGCAGCGCGACGAGTTGCTGCGCCTGGTGGAGGAGGCCTTCGGGGGAGCCCGGATCCTCGTGCGGGGCAACGAGATAACCGTGGAAGGGGAGGACGCCGAGCGGGTGGGTCGCCTCTTCGAGGAGCTCGTGCTCCTGCTGGAGAAGGGCCACGGCCTCGACGCCGTCAACGTGGGTCGAACCATCGACATGGTCAAGGCCAACGAGCGGCCCTCCGAGGTGCTCAGCTCCGAGGTCCTCCGGTCGGCCAGAGGCCGGACCGTCCGGCCCAAGACCGCTGGCCAGAAGCGCTACACCGACGCTATCCGTGACAACGTGATCACCTTCTGTATCGGTCCGGCGGGCACCGGGAAGTCCTATCTGGCGGTGGCCCTCGCCGTGCAGGCACTTCAGGCCAAGCAGGTGAACCGGATCATCCTCACCCGTCCGGCGGTCGAGGCTGGCGAGCGGCTCGGCTTCCTGCCCGGGGACCTCATGGCCAAGGTGGACCCGTACCTCCGCCCGCTGTACGACGCCCTCTACGACATGCTCGAGCCGGAGGCGATGCAGCGACTGATCGACCGGGGCACCATCGAGGTGGCTCCCTTGGCCTTCATGCGAGGGAGGACGCTCAACTCCAGCTTCATCATCCTCGATGAGGCCCAGAACACCACACCCGAGCAGATGAAGATGTTCCTTACCCGGATCGGCTTCGGCTCCAAGGCCGTGGTGACCGGCGACGTGACCCAGGTCGATCTGGCGGGGGGGCGCTCCGGGATGGTCGGACTCGACCGGATCCTGGACGGTATCGACGACCTGGCCTTCGTGTGGCTCACCCAGCGCGACGTCGTCCGTCATCGCATCGTGGCCGACATCGTCTCGGCCTACGAGCGGGTTGGCGGCGGGGGCCCGGTCGGCCGCGGTTCGGCGCCCGGGCCCTCCGTGGGACCGACCCGGACGACGCCGCCTGACGGCGAGTCGCCCCGCGGGCTGGCGCCCGAGCCCGCGCCCGAGTGGGCATCTGGCCCGGCTACTGCCGGGCCTCGTTGA
- a CDS encoding class I SAM-dependent methyltransferase, with protein sequence MTALLSRGRAEALGLLERVTDPSRQRYAISLFMVGQPALSDRLAASLYYFLAAPRWSGYGDTRSHSAPLLDGLTSCRTARRALDIGTGAGPSAALVADRDPATEVTAVDTSRRMLRQARSRYPRPNLSFKHATSIRLPFPAASFDLVTSLNAVPVLDELRRVCTDDAEVLTASTTYPVRDNLSAWVGRWHEAGFVRVRTGSVGSGSWEVFTPR encoded by the coding sequence ATGACAGCCCTCCTCTCCCGAGGTCGCGCGGAGGCGCTCGGTTTGCTCGAACGTGTTACAGACCCGAGCCGCCAGCGCTATGCCATATCTCTCTTCATGGTGGGGCAGCCGGCGCTGTCCGACCGACTGGCCGCATCCCTCTACTACTTCCTGGCGGCCCCCCGGTGGTCCGGCTACGGGGACACCCGGTCGCACAGTGCGCCGCTCCTCGACGGACTCACCTCGTGTCGCACCGCTCGCCGGGCACTCGACATCGGCACCGGTGCCGGCCCCTCGGCCGCCTTGGTCGCCGATCGGGATCCAGCGACCGAGGTCACGGCCGTCGACACCTCCCGCCGAATGCTTCGCCAGGCGCGATCGCGCTATCCGCGCCCGAACCTGTCCTTCAAACACGCGACGTCAATTCGCCTGCCCTTTCCGGCAGCATCGTTCGATCTCGTCACATCGCTGAATGCAGTCCCCGTGCTCGACGAGCTTCGGCGGGTGTGCACGGACGATGCCGAGGTGCTGACGGCAAGCACGACATACCCCGTGCGGGACAACCTGTCGGCCTGGGTCGGACGCTGGCACGAAGCGGGATTCGTCCGAGTCCGAACGGGGTCTGTGGGGTCCGGCTCCTGGGAGGTATTCACGCCAAGATGA
- the ybeY gene encoding rRNA maturation RNase YbeY, which translates to MAIEVFVADEQSTRPVEPSRWMGLAESVLSAEEVTGEAELSVLFVEEEDMAQLNQRFLGEEGPTDVLAFAIDEEPVESGRSPDSGGTGPGWVPSEPADVPSLLGDVVICPAVAWRNAPDHAGTYEDELALLVVHGILHLLGMDHLDDEEATAMERRERELLDRYHRRRPGASSSAEA; encoded by the coding sequence GTGGCCATCGAGGTGTTCGTCGCAGACGAGCAGTCGACCCGTCCGGTGGAGCCCTCTCGGTGGATGGGTCTCGCCGAGTCTGTCCTGTCCGCCGAAGAGGTGACTGGTGAGGCAGAGCTGTCCGTCCTCTTCGTCGAGGAGGAGGACATGGCCCAGCTCAACCAGCGCTTCCTGGGCGAGGAGGGGCCGACGGACGTCCTGGCCTTCGCCATCGACGAAGAGCCGGTGGAGAGCGGCCGCTCGCCCGACTCGGGTGGCACCGGTCCGGGTTGGGTCCCCTCCGAGCCCGCGGACGTGCCGAGCCTCCTCGGCGACGTGGTGATCTGTCCCGCGGTCGCCTGGCGTAACGCCCCGGACCACGCCGGCACTTACGAGGATGAGCTCGCCCTCCTCGTGGTCCACGGCATCCTCCACCTCCTCGGGATGGACCACCTCGACGATGAGGAGGCGACGGCCATGGAGCGGCGCGAGCGCGAGCTCCTGGACCGCTACCACCGGCGACGACCCGGAGCTTCGTCGTCGGCAGAGGCGTGA